The following are encoded in a window of Gramella sp. MT6 genomic DNA:
- a CDS encoding DNA-directed RNA polymerase subunit omega gives MDFKKIDAPVNTTTIDRNKVDAPTGNIYEAISIVAKRAGQINGEIKKELLEKLDEFATYNDSLDEIFENKEQIEVSKFYERLPKPQSLAIQEWLEDKIYYRNTKDTEE, from the coding sequence ATGGATTTTAAGAAAATTGATGCACCGGTGAACACCACTACCATAGACAGGAACAAAGTGGATGCGCCAACCGGAAATATTTACGAAGCGATCTCGATAGTTGCTAAAAGAGCTGGGCAGATCAACGGTGAGATCAAGAAAGAATTATTGGAAAAACTTGATGAATTTGCAACTTACAACGATTCTCTTGATGAGATCTTTGAAAATAAGGAGCAGATCGAAGTTTCTAAATTCTACGAAAGACTTCCTAAGCCACAGTCGCTTGCTATCCAGGAATGGTTAGAAGACAAGATCTACTACCGTAATACAAAAGATACCGAAGAATAG
- the coaBC gene encoding bifunctional phosphopantothenoylcysteine decarboxylase/phosphopantothenate--cysteine ligase CoaBC yields MSVLKGKKVLLGITGGIAAFKTASLVRLFVKAGAEVKVVMTPAAKEFITPLTLSTLSKNEVFSSFTDEEDENAKWNNHVELGLWADFMLIAPATASTLSKMASGNSDNFLLATYLSAKCPVFFAPAMDLDMYKHPSTKNSFKTLQDYGNIMIPAGDGELASGLHGEGRMAEPEDILQFIEKYYSEDLPLKGKKITITAGPTYEAIDPVRFIGNHSSGKMGYEIATRAMQLGAEVTLISGPTYLNVDEKKINLIRVTSTREMYEAAHSNFENADVFIAAAAVADYKPKNIANEKIKKNDDSLTLELTKTEDILASLGDIKSGQKLIGFALETNNEEENARKKLKKKNLDFIVLNSLNDQGAGFKGDTNKISIIYPDKKKDFELKSKKEVAADILNEIVDLLHA; encoded by the coding sequence ATGTCTGTACTTAAGGGGAAAAAAGTTTTATTGGGTATTACCGGAGGTATTGCCGCATTTAAAACTGCCTCATTAGTACGCTTGTTTGTTAAGGCTGGTGCAGAGGTGAAAGTCGTTATGACGCCAGCCGCGAAAGAATTTATCACTCCGCTAACACTTTCCACGCTTTCCAAGAATGAAGTTTTTTCTTCATTTACAGATGAGGAAGATGAAAATGCGAAATGGAATAATCATGTTGAACTCGGCCTATGGGCCGATTTCATGCTTATAGCCCCTGCCACAGCCAGTACTCTTTCCAAGATGGCTTCGGGGAATAGCGATAACTTTCTACTGGCCACCTATCTTTCAGCTAAATGTCCTGTATTTTTCGCTCCGGCGATGGATCTGGATATGTATAAGCATCCTTCTACCAAAAATAGTTTTAAGACACTCCAGGATTACGGGAATATCATGATCCCTGCAGGTGATGGCGAACTTGCCAGTGGTTTACATGGGGAAGGTCGCATGGCTGAACCAGAGGACATCCTGCAATTCATTGAAAAATATTATTCTGAAGATCTTCCTTTAAAAGGTAAAAAGATAACAATAACGGCCGGTCCTACATACGAAGCTATAGATCCTGTGCGTTTTATTGGAAACCATTCCAGTGGGAAAATGGGATATGAGATCGCGACCAGGGCGATGCAATTAGGGGCTGAGGTTACTTTGATCTCCGGACCAACCTATTTAAATGTTGATGAGAAAAAGATCAATCTCATCCGGGTTACGAGTACGAGGGAAATGTATGAGGCGGCACATTCAAATTTTGAAAATGCAGATGTTTTTATAGCCGCAGCAGCCGTTGCCGATTATAAACCGAAGAACATTGCTAACGAAAAGATCAAGAAAAATGATGACTCGCTTACTCTGGAACTTACCAAGACTGAAGATATTCTTGCCAGTTTAGGTGATATTAAAAGCGGTCAGAAGTTAATTGGATTTGCTTTGGAGACGAATAACGAAGAGGAGAATGCAAGAAAAAAGCTTAAAAAGAAAAATCTTGATTTTATTGTTTTAAATTCACTTAATGATCAGGGAGCAGGATTTAAAGGTGATACCAATAAGATAAGTATTATCTATCCCGATAAAAAGAAGGATTTCGAACTGAAATCTAAAAAAGAAGTAGCCGCAGATATTTTAAACGAGATCGTAGATTTGTTACATGCGTAA